CTAActacgcaacaacaacaacaacaacaacaaccactaccaccaccacaaccacaacaacacactATTACCAATATTACTACTTTTTTACTGATGCAGATAAATATTTCCATTCAATCCCTCGCGCACGGATCAAAGGTATTCAATGAGCAGGTAGATTAGTTAGGGTTCCGCccaggtaagaggaagaagggagagggagtgcgggaagaaggaaggaagagagagtgggagggaaaggagaaatggatgaggagaaagttgaaatgatattgtgtgtgtgtgtttgggggggggtaaaaaaaagaaaaaacaccacaacaaaaacTAAGATTAGATACGTATCCCAAacaggaaaggtaaaaaagaatgcgaagggaaaaaaaaatcggtgaaaaatgaagcaaaataaaaaaaacaaatgaatcgaaccccccaaaaaagaaaaagcaaacaaaaaaaaaaagcatcgaaaacgaatccctcaaaaaaaaaaggaaacaaaaaatcaaacaagaacaaaacacaggaaaaaaaaaaaatgaatcgcATCAGAAGACACCaaacacgaaggaacacaaGTCAAACATAGATCGGTACAAAGAccagagtaataaaaaaaatatatataagatggGCAGATTGAGAACGGGAACACGATACCTGGCGCTCCACCTtaataaacaccaccaccaggtacTCCAATTAATCACAACCCGAGACACACCTGGGCCTTGTTATGACTCCCGGGGTAATTATGGTTCATTTCTCTTGATTATTGTTGtatgtttgtcttgtttcttgttatctatccttctttctttttcttcttttgttcttcttgtccttgttttgatttttctgggttttcttcttgtttctttttctactactattactaatggcTACTAATtaatacgactactactgctactcctactactactgctactactactactactaaaattaataatgacaataataatgataataataataataataacaatacttttACTATACACTAATTTTCGTCTGTTTTCTTCGTATTTCCTCTTattcgcttcttcttcttcttcttcttccttgctaCTGATTCACAGTCTGAGTCATGAACAAaaacctgtttcttttttctttctctctctcttttttttttttttttttactgatttgcttcagttttgcttccttctcttctccgtctactctttcattacttccctctctcttccccttccttcgcAGCcttgcctctttttcttcctctcttccattatctctttggtgtctcctttcttcctcctttcactttctctctctcctttccttcaaggTGAGAGAAGAcaacccttcttttctcttctgcttTTCTCTCCCCGTATCGAAGTCAAGAGtttcatgaatctctctctctctctctctctctctctctctctctctctctctctctctctctctctctcccccgggTAAGGCCAAGGTGCAGGGTGCGTGGCTGCCCTGCGCCCTGCCTCTCAGTCCCTGGAGGCCATCTAGGGCGCAGAAAGACACCATGCAGATAACACGCCGTGCCCATAATGTCACTCGTTCAATTAAGAAAGAGCGCAGACCGCGACGTCGGAAGCGTaaacttgtgagagagagagagagagagggggggggagaggcgTATGGAAGACTTATAAGGacagaatgaaagggagaaaaaagcaaTAATGATGTAAGTGCAGACTATGaagatagaaataaatgaaggaaagtaggaaaaaaaggaaaagggaaatgaaggaaaataacgagaaatattaggaaaaaaacaataaaatacgaaaagtaaaaaggaaaataaaaaaaaaatgaagtgaaaaaggGGAATAGCGatgtgagaagaaagaagagggagaacagAAGATGGAGGCACAGAAAagaaggataggaggaagataacaaaaaataaggtaaggagagataggaaggatgGATAGgtaagggatggagggaaggaggtgtggtgggggggggtaAAGGTAAAATTTGAAGGGCGTGGGACAAAACGGAGGAACCATCACcataaataataagataaaaaaaaaaaagggcaagagAATGAACGAAGGAGCCGTGAGAGGGTGCAGGCGGAGGTGGACAGGTTAATTAAGTACGGGACACACCTGACACCTCGCTGACCCGCCAGGTGATGGGAAAGTCTTCGGATTCTGCTCGTATGAAATGATacgtgtgagagaaagaaaactgagaagTGGCGTTTGAAaggtgaagtgaaaaaaaaaataaataaataaataaaataaataaataaataaatagtaatagcaatgaaataatgaaataaataaattaataacaaggaaagaaagaaaggaaagaacaagaacaagaagtatacacacaaaataaataaatacataaataaataaataaacaaataaatcaatgaagtCTTGTGTTGCTCTAAAAAGTTTGTATTGCTTCCtctgaaaaatgtgtgtgtgtgtgtgtgtgtgtgtgtgtgtgtgtgtgtgtgtgttgttaagcACATTATTCAGTTGCTTGTTCAGTTGTGTTGTTTGTAGTTatggatataaaaaaagacaaaaagtatTACTAAAAACTATTGCAAggaacatgtattttgattgctttttgTGTTTAAAATTGCATTACTTGAATACTGCATTATCTTAATCTATATTTGTGTTGCTCTAAAATCCATCGTCTGACTgtttgtgttgtcttgtgtttcaGCACCGGAGATCATCCTTTACgaacccatcaccaccaaaacggACATGTGGTGAGTAGCTTGTGTTGCGTGGTGttgcgtggtgtggtgtgctgtggtatGCTTtagggtgttgtgttgtgttgtgtttgttgttgttgttgttgttgtagtgttgCGTTTTGTTTTGTGGTTTCCTGTCAGTCTGTTTTTATCAATCATGTCACGAAGTATCAAACTGAAACCGAGATCAAAAtagtttcattaattttttttatgagtgttgtCAATGTAATAAGCATCTGTCTCTCTATCCttgtctccgtctgtctgtgtgcatcgatgtatcagtgtgtgtatctgtgtaagcttgtatgtatatatttatgtatcagTATGTTGATGtctctgcctgcctctctctctctctctcataacataaTCTTATCAATTGACAAGACCACTCAGCATCTTTGACATATAATTAGTTTTTTTACTTAATCTTCATGTTttcgtagtgtagtggttatcaCGTGCGCCTCACACGCGCAAGGTCCCCGGTTCGATCCCGGGCGAAAACACAAATGCTTTTAATCCACTCTAAATGCCTTTGTATACTTGTTCATGAAGTTAATACGTtttagagacagacagaacaagACAGATAGAGATGTATAGAACTACAGAGATaaggtatgtgtgtgagtgtgtgtgtgtgtgtgtgtgtctgaagcTCAACGGTAAAGCTCCCTTCTGCGCgcataacaaaaacaaagcaatatctgtttgtctgtccatcaaccacaaaactctcaaaacagaTAAAAccgacaccagagagagagagagagagaaagagagagggagggaagctgcATGCGGTCTCGGCGGTAGAAGCACCCAGCGAGAGATGTATGCAAGGTGTCAGGAGATCAATGCAGGGGGTCGTGAGGCGCCTTGGTAATGAGGAATGTGGCACAATTACTGATGCTATCTAAGGAAGGCGCCGCGCTGCCCTGCCAAGTGgtgggtgtggtagtggtggtggtgatggtggtgatcagTGAACGTTTTGCTGcttggtgattctctctctctctctctctctctctctctctctctctctctctctctctctctctctctctctctctctctctctctaactactttctctcacatttctttccctctccttaacTCATCCTCTCTGCCACCTAGAATACATTCCTTAAGGccccatctctcctccccctcctgtctctccctctcctccctcgctACCTGTCCAGGCCACCTCGTCACCTGCAAACCACACCTCCCCGTAAACAATGGTAGTTTATGAGACGTAAATACACCTTAAGTAGCGCGGATGCTGTTGTTGCTTGCCTACTCTGCTAATACTTTGAAGACGTTGTAGCACAGTGGAGTAAAAATACATGTAGTGTTCAAGAGGAGgatgaacaaaggaaagaatgaaggtaacacaagaatgagatggatactaaaagaaataaatcatgaacaagacgcaacacacacacacacacacacacacacacacacacacagatacgcTAAATATTGTTAAAAATTTGTCAGGGAAAactcaaaattaagaaaatgccTGACgctaaaaagaacaaataaatgaactaatggataaacaaatacatacataaaagcaggttgtttttttttgtatcctgcCGAGAAAAGATAAGGACTGCATTCCTCgtatcattccttccttccttccttccttccttccttccttctttcctttattccgccatttctttattttctttcgtccttCCATACTTTGCCTTTTTACTCCTTACattccttctttaatttcttccttccttccttatcttataTTCAGAAGGAACTGAcgtgactcacacacacacagagagagagagagagagagatattcctgataaaaaaaactagcaatggtctctctctctctctctctctctctctctctctctctctctctctctctctctctctctctctctctctcgtgatgagCGAGGGCAAGGCGTGGCGGGTTTCGACACACTGGTTGATAAGGCGCCCAAACTTATGACACGTAACCCTGAGGACTGTCCGGAGCTTGTGGACGGCGGGACTTGACAGGCagtgacaggagggagggacagacgAGGTGCCCTTTTAATAAACCCAGTAAGGCTTATGAACGGTCCGCCTCGGAAGCCTTGGACAGGAGGGAGGACAAGATAAGGCATTCTCATATAACCTCATCAAGAAATTTTATGTGGTCGGGGTTGAAAGGCAGCGACAGGGACAACAAATCCACGCCTAggaactttttttgttttactttttttttttttctgaagcggCATTTAAatgagttttcttttatttttttgtacgtacTCGTCCTTGTTCAGTCGGTCAGCCTCGTGTGctttataaaagaagaaagcaaatgGAAATTAAACTCATTTGTCTCCCTTTCTGAAAATTAACTTCCTGTTTGACTTTTTTATTAGGGGGGAGAGACAACgaagtagactctctctctctctctctctctctctctctctctctctctctctctctctctctctctctctctctctctctctcgtttctggCCAGCTCCCTTCATccgtaaaagaaataaaatatgcaaATACTCTTGACGCGGGGATGACTCAGCACGCCTTCTTATCCCTTGCAGGTCCCTGGGCGTGCTGGTGTACGTGCTGCTGACGGGGTTCCTGCCATTCGGAGGCGACACGGACCAGGAGACCTTCTTGGAGATCACCCTTGGAGAGCTGGACTTCCCGGAGGAGCTCTTTGAGGACATCTCAGCTGAGGCCATTGACTTCATTAAGAAACTGCTGATCCGCAAACCCCAGTAAGTCTTTGGGTTGGAATATCAgaacccttttccttttctcccactCTGCACGGAACAGTCACCCTTAGGAGCTTGGAAATAAGTACTATAATTTTCTATAAGGTTCTTGAGGTAATAGTAATATTGTATCGGTCTCGCCCTCTCTCATTTAGCCGAGGAGAAGGCGAGGGTTGTGCGTGATAATCTTAGTTTAATGGTACAAACATAGACTGACGCCCCACAAGTCACTTTATCATGAGCACCGCTAAGGATGTACGAGACAGAAGCCGGTTAGTCATTAGCGCAGTGTAAACGTATTGGTCATGCAAGTGTTATCATGTCAGCGTAAAAATAAGTTACAATCACATAAAATTCACTTACACGTATCTTCTCTAAATATATGAATGTGTATTCCTACATTTTattattcacatttttcatcCCCACCGCTCTTTGCTCCTTGTTTGTGATCCTGTAACCGCTCCTCTtcacccttcacctccctcGCTACTTGCACCTTACCTTTTATTTCCCcaaccttcacctctccctctataCAACCTTTGCTCCTTTCCCATCATCCCTTCCTGCATTCCTTCACTCTTGACCTCTTACATCCCTCCTTTCCGCTTACACTTCATTTATTTCGCATTTTCCTGTGTCTTTTGCATCCTTCACCATTTCCCCATACATTTCTAACAGCATCTTcaccattttctcttcatttctcacatccctccctcatccctgtACGCTTTACCCATCCCCTTCACCATTTTCTCCACCATTTACAATCTTCATTATCCCTTTACTTGTCCTTTTTGCCCGTTTCTCCAACTTCCACCAAGCATTCACTCACCTCAACCGTCACCCTCCTCACCCTCACAGGTCAAGGATGAGCGCGAGGGAGTGCCTAGAACACCCCTGGATGAAGGCTGACCTCAGTAAAGCCAAGATCCCGCCTCAGCCACTGAAACCACCGACGTCCCTCCCGCTGACCTCCATCAACACGCCACTGGACGCCACCTGCATCCTCACCTCCACCCCCGCGCCGTCCCCCGCTACCCGCGCCTCAAGTGTGCACTCCCCGTCCCTCATGTCAGCACTCTCAGACATGATTACCGGTAGTCATGACCCGCACGCCCGCTCCTGCGCCTCACTTAGCAATACCCCGGTTATGCTCACACCTACGAATACCACGCCCGCAGCTGTGACACCTTCCAGCACCACGCCCACTGTTCTGACGCCCATGAGCTCCTCCCCCCGTGACATTGGCTTGCCTCCTATACATCCTTTGTCTGGTCCCAAATCCTCAGCTGTAAACTCCGCCTACTCCTCCACCAACTCTCTGTACCGCGGAGGCTCCAGGCAGAGTTTGGATCGCGCCAGAAGCCTCTCCAAGTCCCGTGAGGTCCTCTTCGAGAGAATGCAGATGTCCAACCAGAAGAAGGCTCTCTCCAAGTCCCGTGAAAGACTCCACGAGGGACGGCTGGGTCTCTCCAGGTCACGGGAGGATCTGTGGGCCCTCAGGTCCTTTTCCCACTCCGAGGAGGCCCTGTCAGTGTTCAGTTGGTTGAATCAAGACGACTCCATTCACAAGAGCTGCAATAACGTCTTCCTGCCGATGCTGCCAATGCTGGATGAGAACAGAGTCTCGGGTCGCCTATACAAGAGTCTGGCATCCATTGACAAGATAGACGAGGTGGGCACGGAGGCTAACGAGGGGAGTGAGAGACAGAGCATCTTCGACTCGAGGTTCTCCATCAATGACGAAGAGTACAACCACCTCATCACCAAGTACAACACCGCCGTCAACAGCCACAGGGGCACGGCTCAGGGACAGAAGGCAGGACGGACCAAGAGCCCCGTGCCTGAGAGGGGGCGCCTGAGGGACACAGAGTACCGGGGCGGTCGCGGTGCCTCGCCGTGCCAAAAGTCCTGCGCGAGACACACAAGTCGTTCCGAGCCACAGAACACCTCCAAAGGCAATCGATCTGACAGGATGAAGCGAGATGTCAAAAGGCGCAAGGGCAAGAAGGATAAGGATAAGCAAAGGACGGAATCCCCGAGCATGAAGCAGCCGCCGACAGACTCCAAGACGCTCAGACACAACGAAAAGGCAACAGacaaggcagcagcagcaggtagtCGCGCCCCGTCCCCCAACAAGCGCCGCGGCTCCGTCTCCCACATCGAGCAGAGGATTCAGGAGAGGCACGAAAGgcagcaggagaaagaaaagctgGAGAAGCAAGAAcgccaagagaaacaagaaaggagaggatcCGGAAAAAGCGGCGCTTCGACTCCAAAACGACGAGACTCGGACGACAAAAGCGCCAGCCGGGAGAAACAGCGCAACACAAGGAACAAGAGCGGCGAGGCGGCCACCAACACGCCCAGGAGCTCCTCGCCCCCCAAGCGGAACAAGGTGACCAAGACAAAGTCCACCAGCAGCGAGGCGTCCCCGAGCTCCTCGCTGGAAAGTGTCAAAGAAAGTTCAGAATGGAAACGACGAACTTCCAAACACAGTGAGCCGCGGGAGTCGCCGAGACCCAGAAAGGGATCGTCCGGGGCCTCGAGTCAGACTGCTGAGAAAGGCGAGAGGAAACCAGACATGGACGAGGCCTACGTGTCCCTGGAGGAGCCTGTGGACGACGGCATCTTCAGCAGGAGTGAAAGCATGGACAGCTCCAACACTCTGGAGTCTGACCACACCGTCCGCGCTACAGACACATCCTCGGACACCCTTGAGTCCACCTTCAGCACCACGGGCATCTTGGAGAGTCTTGAGAACGCCTCGAAGGAAGTCTTGGAGAAGCCAGTGCAGATCCAGCTATCGGAGAAACATGAACTCGAGATTTCAAAGAACAAGCAGGTGACGACGgagagtgtggtggtggaggtgcggccCGCGGCGGACTGCGTGGCGGAACTGTCGGCCAtccatgaggaggaggacgagaaggtcGCCTTCGCCCGCTCAGTGTCCACCAGCAGTGACATCGGCAGCATGCTGAGCGAGAACAGCGaggcagaaaaggaggaaggaaccgCGGCGCCCTCAAGGACCCAGCAGGAGCCCGACCAGCACTTGGCAGCCCTCAGCTGGAAGCGTCGCGGCAGGTCCATGAGCATGCAGCCCAGCGACCCGCCGCCTTTCTCGCACCTCCATTTGTGCAGATCAAACTCCTTCAACCTGGGCATGCCCCTCGACAACCTGGTGGCGGCGCCGTGGGGGGAGGTGTGCGAGGGCGCCATCAGCCGCGCCCTCGAGATGTTCAAACTGAACCCCAATGACCTGACCACGTTCGGCAGGAGCGTGCTGGAGCGGCGGACGTCGCTGCAGAGTCAGTAGCGGCAGACAGGTCGTCGCACGCTACTGGTCGTGTACAAAGGCGCCGTGCGACCCTAAACCTTTGTTGTATAGGCGACGACTCTTGGTAGGCTGCTGCTGCGCCGAGCTTTGTGATAACGTTACTCTTCCTCATGACGAATCCGACTGAGGCTACGTGACGGCTTCTGCGGGAGGCTTCAGGACTCGCCGCCCTGGGTGGCGAGAGGCCCCGGGACGCGAGGGGGACTGGCTGTGTggcgagatggaggaggaagccgACGGGAGGCCGACCAGTGATACAACTAACCCAATACTGAGGCTCTTGCAATAATACATGTGATGTACTTGTTTCTCCGTGCCTCTAGCGGATATTTATGTAAGTCAAGTTAAGTTTATTGTTACGGACTACATAGTGGACGTTTGATTCCtcaacctgcacttttcccaAAGTGCCCGGAACACATATGGTAAACAGCTTTAAGCTATGTACATAAACACTCCTCGTTAGCACGTAAGGATCCCGGGGATGGTGGCGGCTTTTGTCTCGGCCGGCGGGCCAGCGCTCTCTTCCTGCGACACGTCCGACTGTAACACACCTCTACTTTGGGCTTTACATTCACCTGTTAAAAACCTGCTTCTCACGTGTAACAACCACTACCCTTATAGCGTAAGTCAAGTCTGTGTGACTGTACAAAGGGGAGGCCCGCGGCGAACGCCCTCCCAGGGACGTGGCGGGCGGCGGGCCTTCCCTGCACAGGAGGCTGCGGCACCACACTAACACGCTCGGAGGCATACTTAGGCGAACTGATGCGAGTCCTGCTAGTCAGCGTACCATTAGCTTTCATGAGGGTAGTGACGCCGCGGCCGCGCCAAGCCTGCGACCCACGCCAGGACTAGGATCCGGCGGAGGGTGGGCGCGTGGATGGGTAGGTGGTGACGCCCGCGccggggaggaaggggaagcacGGGGAGGGAGATTTGGTGGCGCAAGAactaaggagaaagagagcaaggaaatcagaggggaggaaaaaagaaggtggaggagcgaggaggagaaaaaaaggaaggagtggggtaaggagagagaacagATGAGGGACGAAGGGTTCAAAGTGATAATATAAACGAAAACGGAAGGTGAAGGATGACTGAAGTAGACAAATAAGAACGTGCGACTGATTAGAGTGAGCGGATGAGTAGTGGGAGCTGCGGCGAGGTGAATAAGAGAGTGGCagtgaatgaaaatgatggCTGGGGCGTGAAGGGGCCATGAATGAACAAGCTCTGGGGTATACGTAACTTTTATGAGAGATTAATACGAGTGCGTGCGTCAGTGAATGGACCTTCAACTCGGGGAACTTAACAATGAGCAAGAAGATGAATGGACGAGAgatgaatgggaggaggagtgaaaagaaAGGCAAATGCTGATGATTAATACCGGAGTAAATGCATGAATGAAGAAACGTGATCAGGGAGTAGGTGAATGGGGCAACTTgtgaatgaatataaataaatggtcGGGTGTAAGAGTGCAAATATGGGCAGGGCGGGGTggagtggggcggggcgggatgtgacagagggaaggaagagacagagtaGGTAAAGCTAAGCATGGGAGAGCAGGGATGGGGCAGAACTAAACGGGGCTGGGGCGGAACGAagcgggacggggcgggactTTGGAGACTGAGCAGAGATGTaacaaggagagggaggacagagtaggaaaaaaagtgaacatggaggagagaaataaaactaaACGAGGTGGGAGAAGGAACTGGGAggagaggggcggggcggggaggggtaGACTAAGCAGAGCGAGATATGACAGGATTATGAGGGAGAGAGTAGATTTAATTAGGATGGAGTAAGGTTCAAGCGAGCAAGGGCGGGGTGGGACGGGGCGGGGTGAGGCGGGGCAGCCACTCGGTGTCCAGAGTCCGGTG
The window above is part of the Scylla paramamosain isolate STU-SP2022 chromosome 43, ASM3559412v1, whole genome shotgun sequence genome. Proteins encoded here:
- the LOC135093733 gene encoding muscle M-line assembly protein unc-89-like; this translates as MMPEDMASSSGYGVALSTGQWSVNPDTGLMTLTEAAKARIINQDPIEKWYLLDPEPLARGQFAVVYHCRHRITGEEFAAKFSSRWRLGADCTSDILHEVGVCALLRQAQRTVQLKEVFRTETELVLVMEYAAGGDLQTLLDEDLVPYERDVISFTRQLLEGLVKVHDLNLVHLDIKPQNLVLMGEFPDCDVKLCDFEISRLLTPGREVREILGTPDYVAPEIILYEPITTKTDMWSLGVLVYVLLTGFLPFGGDTDQETFLEITLGELDFPEELFEDISAEAIDFIKKLLIRKPQSRMSARECLEHPWMKADLSKAKIPPQPLKPPTSLPLTSINTPLDATCILTSTPAPSPATRASSVHSPSLMSALSDMITGSHDPHARSCASLSNTPVMLTPTNTTPAAVTPSSTTPTVLTPMSSSPRDIGLPPIHPLSGPKSSAVNSAYSSTNSLYRGGSRQSLDRARSLSKSREVLFERMQMSNQKKALSKSRERLHEGRLGLSRSREDLWALRSFSHSEEALSVFSWLNQDDSIHKSCNNVFLPMLPMLDENRVSGRLYKSLASIDKIDEVGTEANEGSERQSIFDSRFSINDEEYNHLITKYNTAVNSHRGTAQGQKAGRTKSPVPERGRLRDTEYRGGRGASPCQKSCARHTSRSEPQNTSKGNRSDRMKRDVKRRKGKKDKDKQRTESPSMKQPPTDSKTLRHNEKATDKAAAAGSRAPSPNKRRGSVSHIEQRIQERHERQQEKEKLEKQERQEKQERRGSGKSGASTPKRRDSDDKSASREKQRNTRNKSGEAATNTPRSSSPPKRNKVTKTKSTSSEASPSSSLESVKESSEWKRRTSKHSEPRESPRPRKGSSGASSQTAEKGERKPDMDEAYVSLEEPVDDGIFSRSESMDSSNTLESDHTVRATDTSSDTLESTFSTTGILESLENASKEVLEKPVQIQLSEKHELEISKNKQVTTESVVVEVRPAADCVAELSAIHEEEDEKVAFARSVSTSSDIGSMLSENSEAEKEEGTAAPSRTQQEPDQHLAALSWKRRGRSMSMQPSDPPPFSHLHLCRSNSFNLGMPLDNLVAAPWGEVCEGAISRALEMFKLNPNDLTTFGRSVLERRTSLQSQ